A single region of the Verrucomicrobiia bacterium genome encodes:
- a CDS encoding DUF4215 domain-containing protein → MPETSAPTILTPPPVLPSFYNNPVFAENREIPGRSLSAVFAVCGDGVYDPGEECDDGNREDGDGCSSLCRLEDIAACGNGTVNPGETCDDGNVADGDSCSATCQSEGSCGDGNLDPGEQCDDGNTAIGDGCSSKCVLEVSAKEKKENPFAEVSPSPDAKKEKLTASPSPSVSPSPTPSASVETVEGDNGTKTEYLKGRGVTVPPGCLATCTVAREYRGDKLVREFEVLGDRQITGGTYVSSDGEFDCRTGRPISVSSNSLQTAAEEIADGNSATVVSCSL, encoded by the coding sequence GTGCCCGAAACTTCCGCTCCCACCATCCTGACGCCGCCGCCTGTCCTTCCGTCTTTTTATAACAATCCTGTCTTCGCGGAGAACCGGGAAATTCCCGGACGCTCCCTGAGCGCTGTTTTTGCCGTATGCGGCGACGGTGTTTACGATCCCGGCGAAGAGTGCGATGACGGCAACCGCGAAGACGGCGACGGCTGCAGCTCACTTTGCCGGCTCGAAGACATTGCCGCGTGCGGCAACGGCACCGTGAATCCCGGCGAAACCTGCGATGACGGCAACGTCGCGGACGGCGACAGCTGCTCGGCCACGTGCCAATCGGAAGGAAGCTGCGGCGACGGAAATCTGGACCCAGGAGAACAATGCGACGACGGCAATACGGCCATCGGAGACGGATGCAGCTCGAAATGCGTGCTCGAAGTTTCCGCGAAGGAGAAAAAAGAGAATCCATTTGCGGAAGTCAGTCCGAGTCCGGATGCCAAAAAAGAGAAGCTTACGGCTTCGCCGAGCCCGAGCGTGAGTCCCAGCCCGACGCCCAGCGCTTCGGTCGAGACCGTCGAAGGCGACAACGGTACGAAAACGGAATATCTCAAGGGGCGGGGCGTTACGGTGCCGCCCGGCTGTTTGGCGACCTGCACCGTCGCCCGGGAATACCGCGGAGACAAGCTGGTCCGCGAATTCGAAGTGCTCGGGGACCGGCAGATTACGGGCGGGACTTACGTTTCTTCGGACGGCGAATTCGACTGCCGGACGGGAAGGCCTATCAGCGTTTCCAGCAATTCCCTGCAGACTGCGGCCGAGGAAATCGCCGACGGCAACTCGGCCACGGTCGTCAGCTGCAGCCTCTAA
- a CDS encoding CPBP family glutamic-type intramembrane protease: protein MTASASAGSKLKPFLKFVGLCAAVLLLSCLLAPLLHSFLPFKFERIFRRLVMIFTLAAVFFAVKSRRLYFPASTLAWSRSSLIFLALGFSGGLLTLVLLAAAKAGLGIVGWNVTDMSAGQWAFRIFLSFFSALLIGVLEEVFFRGLVFGSLREKLHWPLGLTLAATNFFYAVVHFLSGKKPYIGASPDFFDALKLVLAPVKDFMHWQDILPGAIGLFIFGIILNLLLLRTGTLYASIGLHAGCVFFLKMAGALTSHQDKMLFYFGSGKGYDGVLGWIFLAVMGVALLGITGRLKKTGLALILAAVFAFACRTGHPAWCVEDEGWTTFSSDKDTSLDSTDSTGGEPAPEALPSVAPSAPKRKVVYAVDSAEETAASEVPTVPTAAVSTPRKTLPKPKPKIPVTPRPAAAETQDTEVAQAFVPEPASTPAPKTVEKKMPRAEIPLPEEPAPAPHPVKRITAPAAAEPAAPQKKISRKPAAESKAAVPLPQVPSGGGELPYDISGHLPEAQVSTIEDQVVVTPAAWKENGFYFEKEEGDAAVALREESYNGQNQKGIFVEPVQNGIRRIRFPHVPPARTLVVQYGIADAGFEQNVKSAIYLRIWAGHHLLKRIRVLNEKGWKNEPIDLGVIAFLKKPVVLTFDVTADDATQRHFSFYAEMK, encoded by the coding sequence TCTGGTCATGATCTTTACGCTTGCGGCGGTTTTCTTTGCCGTCAAAAGCCGGCGCCTTTATTTCCCGGCTTCGACGCTTGCGTGGAGCCGGTCCAGCCTGATTTTTCTGGCCCTTGGATTTTCCGGCGGCCTCCTTACTTTGGTGCTTCTGGCGGCCGCGAAAGCCGGCCTCGGGATCGTGGGCTGGAACGTGACGGACATGAGTGCCGGGCAATGGGCCTTCCGGATTTTTCTGAGCTTTTTTTCCGCGCTCTTGATCGGCGTGCTCGAAGAGGTTTTTTTTCGCGGGCTGGTGTTCGGCTCCTTGCGTGAAAAATTGCATTGGCCGCTGGGGCTCACCCTGGCCGCGACCAACTTTTTTTATGCCGTCGTCCATTTTCTGAGCGGGAAAAAGCCTTACATCGGCGCCTCGCCCGACTTTTTTGACGCGCTGAAGCTGGTGCTTGCTCCCGTGAAAGACTTCATGCATTGGCAGGACATCCTGCCCGGCGCCATAGGTCTTTTCATCTTCGGGATCATCCTGAACCTTCTTTTGCTCCGCACCGGTACGCTGTATGCCAGTATCGGGCTTCATGCGGGATGCGTCTTTTTTTTGAAAATGGCCGGCGCGCTGACGAGCCATCAGGACAAGATGCTTTTCTATTTCGGTTCAGGCAAGGGCTACGACGGCGTGCTGGGCTGGATCTTTCTAGCGGTCATGGGCGTGGCCCTCCTGGGGATTACCGGCCGCTTGAAAAAAACGGGATTGGCGCTGATTCTGGCGGCGGTTTTTGCTTTTGCCTGCCGGACGGGGCATCCGGCATGGTGCGTCGAGGACGAAGGCTGGACCACGTTTTCCTCCGACAAGGATACTTCTTTGGATTCCACCGATTCCACGGGCGGCGAGCCCGCGCCCGAGGCTTTGCCCTCCGTAGCGCCTTCCGCGCCCAAGCGCAAGGTGGTGTATGCCGTGGATAGCGCGGAAGAAACCGCGGCGTCCGAAGTCCCCACGGTTCCCACCGCGGCCGTAAGCACGCCGCGTAAAACGCTGCCGAAACCTAAACCCAAAATCCCTGTAACGCCGCGGCCCGCGGCCGCAGAAACCCAGGATACTGAAGTCGCGCAGGCTTTTGTTCCGGAACCGGCTTCGACCCCGGCGCCGAAAACGGTGGAGAAAAAAATGCCGCGCGCGGAAATTCCGTTACCCGAGGAGCCTGCACCGGCGCCGCATCCGGTCAAACGCATTACCGCTCCGGCCGCCGCTGAACCGGCCGCGCCCCAAAAGAAAATTTCCCGCAAGCCCGCGGCCGAATCCAAAGCCGCTGTCCCTTTGCCGCAAGTCCCGTCCGGCGGAGGCGAATTGCCCTATGACATCTCGGGGCATCTTCCGGAAGCACAGGTCTCCACGATCGAAGACCAGGTGGTCGTCACGCCCGCGGCTTGGAAAGAGAACGGTTTTTATTTCGAAAAAGAGGAAGGGGATGCCGCGGTAGCCTTGCGCGAGGAAAGTTATAACGGACAAAATCAAAAGGGAATCTTCGTGGAGCCGGTTCAAAACGGCATCCGGAGAATCCGGTTTCCCCATGTCCCGCCGGCCCGGACGCTTGTGGTTCAGTACGGCATTGCGGATGCCGGTTTCGAACAGAACGTGAAGTCCGCCATTTACCTGCGCATCTGGGCGGGGCATCACCTGCTGAAAAGGATCCGCGTCTTGAATGAAAAAGGCTGGAAAAACGAGCCTATCGATCTGGGTGTCATTGCCTTTCTCAAGAAACCCGTGGTCCTGACTTTTGACGTGACTGCGGATGACGCAACTCAACGCCATTTCAGCTTTTATGCCGAGATGAAGTAG
- a CDS encoding HAMP domain-containing protein, which produces MDKEVRRTFVPRTTLFFRIMTGLIVPLSILILVFAGIQLGNEMSRLNDSYQIKSRFAFESLQSAIKIALQNAPETFRNEANLESFFGQLKDSYEGIEVDVYSLLDHAVIFGDHPEWDAFDEKAVELSLFQKQQGKPYIIRVNKSSQKLNCYIPVAERQKDVTLIVRAQFPLANVKEALANSRWTLTVMVILIVLTGAAIGYKLSRSIVRPIKTLNAATQEIVKGNLGKHVDIQTGDEIEILARTFNKMSDSLKEMQQKAQDSNPLTHLPGNQGIFQDLKKRIMERQKFVLFHTDLDRFKVFNDHFGLAKGDDAIKMTADLLKKALKEKGGDDDFIGHQGGDDFVVITRPQRAVAIGDYICAEFEKVVVKALYPKEDYERGYTMQIDRRRLAETGEEVLTQFPLLAVSLAGVSNVKKDFADYFECMSAAVTVKKEVKKTIESSYLIKE; this is translated from the coding sequence ATGGACAAAGAAGTTAGAAGAACTTTTGTTCCCCGGACCACGCTCTTCTTCCGAATCATGACGGGGCTCATCGTCCCCCTCTCGATTTTGATCCTCGTTTTTGCCGGCATCCAGCTCGGCAACGAAATGAGCCGCCTGAATGACTCGTATCAAATCAAAAGCCGCTTCGCTTTCGAATCCCTGCAGAGCGCGATCAAAATCGCCCTTCAAAATGCTCCCGAAACTTTCCGGAACGAGGCGAATCTGGAATCTTTTTTTGGGCAGTTAAAAGATTCTTATGAGGGCATCGAAGTGGACGTCTACAGCCTTTTGGATCACGCCGTCATTTTCGGAGATCATCCGGAATGGGACGCCTTCGACGAAAAGGCGGTGGAGCTCAGCCTTTTCCAGAAGCAGCAGGGCAAGCCTTACATCATCCGCGTCAACAAGAGCAGTCAGAAGCTCAATTGCTACATTCCCGTGGCCGAAAGGCAGAAAGACGTCACGCTCATCGTGCGCGCGCAATTCCCCCTGGCCAACGTCAAAGAGGCGCTGGCGAATTCCCGCTGGACGCTGACTGTCATGGTGATCCTGATCGTCCTGACCGGCGCGGCCATCGGCTACAAGCTCTCCCGATCCATCGTGCGTCCTATCAAGACGCTGAATGCCGCGACCCAGGAAATCGTTAAAGGCAATCTCGGCAAGCACGTCGACATCCAGACCGGGGACGAGATCGAGATCCTCGCGCGCACATTCAACAAGATGAGCGACTCGCTCAAAGAGATGCAGCAGAAGGCCCAGGATTCCAACCCGCTCACGCACCTGCCGGGAAACCAGGGAATTTTCCAGGACCTCAAAAAGAGGATCATGGAGCGCCAGAAATTCGTGCTTTTTCATACGGACCTTGACCGGTTCAAGGTCTTCAACGACCACTTCGGACTGGCCAAAGGCGACGACGCGATCAAGATGACCGCGGACCTGCTTAAAAAAGCGCTGAAAGAAAAAGGCGGCGACGATGATTTTATCGGCCATCAGGGCGGCGACGACTTCGTGGTCATCACCCGTCCTCAGAGGGCCGTCGCTATCGGCGACTACATCTGCGCGGAATTCGAAAAGGTCGTCGTGAAGGCCCTTTATCCGAAAGAGGACTACGAGCGCGGCTATACGATGCAGATCGACCGCCGGCGCCTGGCGGAAACGGGTGAGGAAGTCCTGACGCAATTCCCCCTGCTCGCCGTTTCTCTGGCGGGCGTGTCCAATGTCAAAAAAGATTTCGCGGATTACTTCGAATGCATGAGCGCGGCGGTCACGGTCAAAAAAGAAGTGAAAAAGACCATCGAGAGCTCGTACCTGATCAAGGAGTGA
- a CDS encoding tetratricopeptide repeat protein, with the protein MRRLLGWISVTGGLILVIVVGFTLYSHFLVDYSLESLEIALSATDKKPAESSTSAYGTKVYQKLIEGMAIEEATQKEADLKNMALLELASRSFDETTTRAGRERAKLYLSQTVEAKRPGRAEWLKILDHLYRLIRDLYYKTAQFFKYVQKNFTKKEQQPVEVSSYLLLTQAEDKEKKWDLDAAADLYRRFLKFYPDHPENSFVALNLSHILIKQKKYHEAERLLRGLAMGNAGMEEYELASNLLKKIEDLKKRDVEIAQLENLLATQGEGPEADKIRLQLGLQYLHSYSLQRAQEIFKLLENAPDEKIRLKARFYLGWIYKLQAQYDQGASVLLKLSEEGDLGEEMGLSLDAQLADIYYQKNDSQKALSYYEKISSKAPAQDQKSAQKASREAWAALADSEQAVIYYFDLKDAEKGAEHLRRAGSNLSAYGDVTDLKSAFKNASEVDLRDMGFYQLKDGKVYEALELFKKKVTQDPKDAWAQAGLATTYVLLTDLYSAREHASLGYKILPDQFTTGVLAYVVAYQSDYDQAIGLYKNALEKDPSYIPAKFNLAGLYIVKERYQDALDLLDELETTFEGHNNIMRQKILNNIGCARWWLGDKDGARQKFEEALDINSEFKDAKLNLSLMAQNDAPQTSSLGG; encoded by the coding sequence GTGCGGCGCTTACTGGGTTGGATCTCCGTAACGGGCGGACTCATCCTCGTCATCGTGGTGGGCTTTACCCTCTATTCTCATTTCCTGGTCGATTACTCCCTGGAAAGCCTTGAGATCGCCCTTTCGGCCACGGATAAAAAGCCCGCCGAGTCTTCCACGTCCGCCTATGGTACCAAGGTTTATCAGAAATTGATAGAGGGCATGGCCATCGAAGAGGCAACGCAGAAAGAAGCCGACCTCAAAAACATGGCGCTTCTCGAGCTGGCCTCCCGCTCCTTCGACGAAACCACGACCAGGGCGGGCCGCGAACGCGCGAAGCTTTATCTCAGCCAAACTGTGGAAGCGAAAAGGCCCGGCCGCGCGGAATGGCTCAAAATTCTGGACCACCTTTACCGCCTGATCCGCGATCTGTATTACAAGACGGCTCAATTCTTCAAATACGTCCAAAAAAACTTCACCAAGAAAGAGCAGCAGCCGGTGGAGGTTTCGAGCTACCTGCTCCTGACGCAGGCCGAAGACAAAGAAAAGAAATGGGACCTCGACGCCGCCGCGGATTTGTACCGCCGCTTCCTGAAATTTTATCCCGACCATCCGGAAAACTCCTTTGTCGCACTTAATCTCTCGCACATCCTGATCAAGCAGAAAAAATATCATGAAGCGGAGAGGCTGCTCCGCGGCCTGGCCATGGGGAACGCAGGCATGGAGGAGTACGAGCTCGCCTCCAATCTGCTGAAAAAAATCGAGGACCTGAAGAAACGCGACGTCGAGATCGCGCAGCTCGAAAATCTTTTGGCTACGCAGGGAGAGGGGCCTGAAGCCGACAAAATCAGGCTGCAGCTCGGGCTCCAATACCTCCACTCTTATTCGCTCCAGCGCGCGCAGGAAATATTCAAGCTGCTCGAAAATGCCCCGGACGAAAAGATACGGCTCAAGGCGCGTTTTTATCTGGGATGGATCTATAAGCTCCAGGCCCAGTACGACCAGGGCGCGAGTGTCCTGCTCAAACTGTCCGAAGAAGGAGATCTCGGAGAAGAAATGGGGCTGAGCCTGGACGCGCAGCTCGCGGATATTTATTACCAGAAAAACGATTCGCAGAAAGCGCTTTCTTATTACGAAAAAATTTCTTCCAAGGCGCCCGCCCAGGACCAGAAAAGCGCCCAAAAGGCTTCCCGCGAAGCCTGGGCCGCACTGGCGGATTCCGAACAGGCCGTCATTTATTATTTTGATTTAAAGGACGCGGAAAAGGGGGCGGAACATCTCCGGCGGGCCGGAAGCAATCTGTCGGCTTATGGCGACGTGACGGACTTGAAGTCCGCATTTAAAAATGCTTCCGAAGTGGATCTGAGGGACATGGGTTTTTATCAGCTGAAAGACGGCAAGGTCTACGAAGCGCTCGAGCTTTTTAAAAAAAAAGTGACTCAGGATCCTAAAGACGCCTGGGCGCAGGCGGGCCTGGCCACGACGTATGTGCTTTTGACGGATCTTTATTCCGCCCGGGAGCACGCGTCGCTGGGATATAAGATTTTGCCGGACCAATTTACAACCGGAGTGCTGGCCTACGTCGTCGCTTATCAGTCCGACTATGACCAGGCCATCGGCCTCTATAAAAATGCGCTGGAGAAAGACCCGAGTTACATTCCCGCGAAGTTCAATCTCGCGGGACTCTATATCGTCAAGGAGCGCTATCAGGACGCGCTGGATTTGCTGGATGAGCTGGAGACAACCTTTGAGGGCCACAATAACATCATGCGGCAAAAAATTCTGAATAACATCGGCTGTGCGCGCTGGTGGCTGGGAGACAAAGACGGTGCCCGGCAAAAATTCGAAGAAGCCTTGGACATCAATTCCGAATTCAAAGATGCCAAGTTGAACTTGTCCCTCATGGCGCAAAACGATGCGCCCCAAACGAGCAGTCTGGGTGGGTAA